The Streptomyces sp. NBC_01275 genome has a segment encoding these proteins:
- a CDS encoding type IIA DNA topoisomerase subunit B codes for MTAETSVPSTALLTGADRDGSNYTARHLLVLEGLEAVRKRPGMYIGSTDSRGLMHCLWEIIDNSVDEALGGYCDHIEVILHDDASVEVRDNGRGIPVDVEPKTGLSGVEVVMTKLHAGGKFGGGSYAASGGLHGVGASVVNALSARLDVEVDRSGNTHAISFRRGVPGAFAADGPDAKFETGGLRKTKRIARTRTGTRVRYWADRQIFLKDAKLSLEHLHQRARQTAFLVPGLTLVVRDEYGLGEGGSKGEESFRFDGGISEFCEYLATDKAVCDVLRFTGQGTFKETVPVLDEHGQMTPTEVTRELGVDVAMRWGTGYDTTLRSFVNIIATPKGGTHVAGFEQAVAKTMNEVLRAKKLLRVAEDDIVKDDALEGLTAVVTVRLAEPQFEGQTKEILGTSAARRIVNTVISKELKAFLTSTKRDAAAQARVVMEKAVAAARTRIAARQHKDAQRRKTALESSSLPAKLADCRSDDVERSELFIVEGDSALGTAKLARNSEFQALLPIRGKILNVQKSSVTDMLKNAECGAIIQVIGAGSGRTFDIDAARYGKIIMMTDADVDGSHIRTLLLTLFHRYMRPMVESGRVFAAVPPLHRIELVQPKKGQDKYVYTYSDRELRDKLMEFQSKNVRYKDSIQRYKGLGEMDADQLAETTMDPRHRTLRRINLSDLESAEQVFDLLMGNDVAPRKEFISSSAATLDRSRIDA; via the coding sequence GTGACCGCCGAGACGTCCGTGCCGTCCACAGCGCTGCTGACAGGAGCAGACCGGGACGGTTCCAACTACACCGCGCGGCACCTGCTCGTCCTCGAAGGTCTCGAGGCCGTGCGGAAGCGCCCGGGTATGTACATCGGCTCGACCGACAGCCGTGGTCTGATGCACTGCCTGTGGGAGATCATCGACAACTCCGTCGACGAAGCCCTCGGTGGCTACTGCGACCACATCGAGGTGATCCTCCACGACGACGCCTCGGTCGAGGTGCGCGACAACGGTCGTGGCATCCCCGTCGACGTCGAGCCCAAGACCGGCCTCTCCGGGGTCGAGGTCGTCATGACCAAGCTGCACGCCGGCGGAAAGTTCGGCGGCGGCTCCTATGCCGCCTCCGGCGGTCTGCACGGCGTCGGCGCCTCCGTGGTCAACGCCCTGTCGGCCCGCCTCGACGTCGAGGTCGACCGCAGTGGCAACACCCATGCGATCAGTTTCCGGCGCGGCGTTCCCGGCGCCTTCGCCGCGGACGGTCCCGACGCCAAGTTCGAGACGGGCGGCCTGCGCAAGACCAAGCGGATCGCCAGGACCCGCACCGGCACGCGCGTGCGGTACTGGGCCGACCGGCAGATCTTCCTCAAGGACGCCAAGCTCTCCCTGGAGCACCTCCACCAGCGCGCTCGCCAGACCGCGTTCCTGGTGCCGGGCCTGACCCTCGTCGTCCGTGACGAGTACGGCCTCGGAGAAGGCGGCAGCAAGGGGGAGGAGTCCTTCCGCTTCGACGGCGGCATCAGCGAGTTCTGCGAGTACCTGGCCACCGACAAGGCCGTCTGCGACGTCCTCCGCTTCACCGGGCAGGGCACCTTCAAGGAGACCGTCCCGGTCCTGGACGAGCACGGCCAGATGACCCCCACGGAGGTCACCCGCGAGCTCGGCGTCGACGTGGCGATGCGGTGGGGCACCGGTTACGACACGACCCTCCGGTCGTTCGTCAACATCATCGCCACGCCCAAGGGCGGCACCCATGTCGCGGGCTTCGAGCAGGCGGTCGCCAAGACGATGAACGAGGTGCTGCGCGCCAAGAAGCTGCTGCGCGTCGCCGAGGACGACATCGTCAAGGACGATGCCCTGGAGGGCCTGACCGCCGTCGTCACGGTCCGTCTCGCCGAACCCCAGTTCGAAGGTCAGACCAAGGAGATCCTGGGCACCTCGGCGGCCCGCCGCATCGTGAACACCGTGATCTCCAAGGAGCTCAAGGCGTTCCTGACCTCCACCAAGCGTGATGCCGCAGCTCAGGCGCGCGTCGTCATGGAGAAGGCGGTCGCCGCCGCGCGAACGCGTATCGCGGCCCGGCAGCACAAGGACGCGCAGCGCCGTAAGACGGCCCTGGAGTCCTCGTCCCTGCCCGCCAAGCTCGCCGACTGCCGTAGCGACGACGTCGAGCGCAGTGAGCTGTTCATCGTCGAGGGAGACTCCGCGCTCGGTACGGCGAAGCTCGCCCGGAACTCCGAGTTCCAGGCGCTGCTGCCGATCCGGGGCAAGATCCTCAACGTCCAGAAGTCGTCCGTGACCGACATGCTCAAGAACGCCGAGTGCGGCGCGATCATCCAGGTCATAGGGGCGGGCTCCGGGCGCACCTTCGACATCGACGCCGCCCGCTACGGCAAGATCATCATGATGACCGACGCCGACGTCGACGGCTCCCACATCCGGACCCTGCTCCTGACGCTCTTCCACCGCTACATGCGGCCCATGGTCGAGTCGGGCCGGGTGTTCGCCGCGGTGCCCCCGCTGCATCGCATCGAGCTCGTCCAGCCCAAGAAGGGCCAGGACAAGTACGTGTACACGTACTCGGACCGTGAGCTGCGCGACAAGCTGATGGAGTTCCAGAGCAAGAACGTCCGCTACAAGGACTCGATCCAGCGCTACAAGGGTCTGGGCGAGATGGACGCCGACCAGCTGGCCGAGACGACGATGGATCCGCGCCATCGCACCCTGCGTCGCATCAACCTCTCCGACCTGGAGTCGGCGGAACAGGTGTTCGACCTGCTCATGGGCAACGATGTGGCCCCGCGCAAGGAGTTCATCTCCAGCTCGGCGGCGACGCTGGACCGGTCACGCATCGACGCGTAG
- a CDS encoding sensor histidine kinase, which translates to MTENAWTRWPSREALDRKQVTRPRRLLAWSVRLLVLGALLWSAFHDSRVHGWGAVAGVGGVLAAGALAWAFFQTTLDHRLWSSMALILLLLGLAVGAQAAGFRSPAVVLWCGCAIAALERLPLGAALPVASVGLAAFAAVDDDVWLTTAAAIGGMALAGYALRLDAEARGSAQRLLAQERAARAAEAESAALAERSRIAREIHDVLAHSLSAQLVHLEAARLLIERGADRDRILERVVAARGMARDGLDETRQALSALRGELTPLEDFLTDLVRTAEGAEVTVGGERRALPAEASQAVRRVAQEALTNARKHAPGAKVRVRLEYGAHEVTLDVRDSGGSPGELAQAGGGYGLLGMRERAELLGGSLDAGPDEEGFVVTLKVPV; encoded by the coding sequence GTGACGGAGAACGCCTGGACCCGCTGGCCCTCTCGGGAGGCGCTGGACCGCAAGCAGGTCACCCGGCCCAGGCGGCTGCTGGCCTGGTCCGTCCGGCTGCTGGTGCTCGGGGCGCTGCTGTGGAGCGCCTTCCACGACAGCCGCGTCCATGGATGGGGCGCGGTCGCCGGCGTCGGCGGAGTCCTTGCGGCAGGTGCGTTGGCCTGGGCCTTCTTCCAGACGACACTTGACCACCGACTGTGGTCGTCCATGGCGCTCATCCTCCTGTTGCTGGGGCTCGCGGTCGGGGCCCAGGCCGCCGGCTTCCGGTCTCCGGCCGTCGTTCTGTGGTGCGGGTGCGCCATCGCTGCGTTGGAGCGGCTGCCGCTGGGGGCCGCGCTGCCCGTGGCCTCGGTCGGCCTCGCCGCCTTCGCCGCGGTGGACGACGACGTATGGCTGACCACGGCCGCCGCCATCGGGGGCATGGCCCTGGCGGGATACGCACTGCGTCTGGACGCCGAAGCTCGGGGCAGCGCCCAGCGGCTGCTCGCCCAGGAGCGTGCGGCGAGGGCGGCCGAGGCGGAGTCGGCCGCGCTCGCGGAGCGGTCCCGTATCGCCCGGGAGATCCACGACGTGCTGGCGCACAGCCTGTCGGCGCAGCTCGTGCATCTGGAAGCCGCCCGGCTGCTGATCGAGCGGGGTGCGGACCGCGATCGGATCCTCGAGCGTGTGGTGGCGGCTCGCGGGATGGCACGCGACGGTCTCGACGAGACCCGGCAGGCGCTGTCCGCGCTGCGAGGCGAGCTGACGCCGCTGGAGGACTTCCTGACCGACCTCGTGCGGACGGCCGAGGGCGCCGAGGTCACTGTCGGGGGTGAACGCAGAGCGCTGCCGGCCGAGGCGTCCCAGGCGGTGCGCAGGGTCGCCCAGGAAGCCCTGACGAACGCCCGCAAGCACGCCCCGGGGGCGAAAGTGCGGGTGCGGCTGGAGTACGGCGCCCATGAAGTGACTCTGGACGTGCGGGACTCGGGGGGTTCGCCGGGGGAACTCGCCCAGGCGGGCGGCGGGTACGGTCTGTTGGGGATGCGGGAGCGTGCCGAGCTGCTGGGCGGGTCGCTCGACGCCGGACCGGACGAGGAAGGATTCGTGGTGACGCTGAAGGTGCCGGTATGA
- a CDS encoding FadR/GntR family transcriptional regulator translates to MSTLAHTMMTAARSTDSGLAGPGELDRYPYAETPAVDRIGASVWESAEPELGRVGRRSAGSRGRGLHGQLVQQLGQMIVSGDLGADRPLVPEEIGQRFEVSRTVVRESLRVLEAKGLVSARPNVGTRVRPVSDWNLLDPDIIEWRAYGPQRDDQRRELSELRWTIEPLAARLAAGHGREDVQQRLADMVEIMGHAMGQGDALTYSRADAEFHNLLIQVAGNRMLEHLSGIVSAALQVSGGPVTGCDRPNEASLGHHGRIVDALAAGDGSGAETAMRQLLTVHPEVERVVPAPREH, encoded by the coding sequence GTGAGTACCCTTGCGCACACCATGATGACCGCCGCCCGCTCCACCGACTCCGGTCTGGCCGGCCCGGGCGAACTCGACCGCTACCCCTACGCCGAGACCCCTGCCGTCGACCGCATCGGAGCTTCCGTCTGGGAGAGCGCGGAGCCCGAGCTGGGCCGCGTGGGCCGGCGCAGTGCGGGCAGCCGCGGCCGCGGACTGCACGGCCAACTCGTTCAGCAACTGGGCCAGATGATCGTCTCGGGTGACCTGGGCGCCGACCGTCCGCTCGTGCCCGAGGAGATCGGCCAGCGCTTCGAGGTCTCCCGCACCGTCGTCCGTGAGTCGCTTCGCGTCCTGGAGGCCAAGGGCCTGGTCAGCGCCCGGCCGAACGTCGGCACGCGCGTGCGTCCCGTCAGCGACTGGAACCTCCTCGACCCGGACATCATCGAGTGGCGCGCCTACGGTCCGCAGCGCGACGACCAGCGGCGCGAGCTGAGCGAGCTGCGCTGGACGATCGAGCCGCTCGCCGCCCGCCTCGCCGCCGGACACGGGCGCGAGGACGTCCAGCAGCGACTGGCCGACATGGTCGAGATCATGGGGCATGCCATGGGGCAGGGCGACGCGCTCACCTACTCCCGGGCCGACGCCGAGTTCCACAACCTGCTCATCCAGGTCGCAGGCAACCGCATGCTGGAGCACCTCTCCGGGATCGTGTCGGCCGCCCTCCAGGTCTCCGGCGGCCCGGTCACGGGCTGTGACCGGCCGAACGAGGCATCGCTGGGGCATCACGGCAGGATCGTCGACGCCCTGGCGGCGGGCGACGGCAGCGGGGCCGAGACGGCCATGCGTCAGCTGCTCACCGTTCATCCCGAGGTGGAGCGCGTCGTACCGGCGCCGCGCGAACACTGA
- a CDS encoding cation acetate symporter encodes MTGHHQTLALLLFSAFVAVTLGITTWVSRNRHGSEEEFYVGGRLFSPMENGFAIAGDYMSAASFLGISGLIALFGYDGLLYSVGFLVAWLVVLFLVAELVRNCGRFTLADVVAARMSERPVRIAAGTSSVTVSVLYLVAQMVGAGSLVALLLGNTGEAAQSWAVIGVGALMVIYVSLGGMRATTWIQIVKAVLLLGGTIALTALVLVRFHGDFDLLLRTAAERSGHGTAFLAPGLKYGGDWTSRFDFMSLGLALVLGTAGLPHILSRFYTVPTARAARRSVVWSIGLIGGFYLMTIVLGFGAAAIVGPQAVRGSNAAGNTAVPLLALDLGGGADSTGGTVLFAVVAAIAFATILAVVAGITLASSASVAHDLYASLRRKHAKPRSEVAVARIAAVGIGVVAIALGLLARDLNVAFLVGLAFAVAASANLPVLMYSLFWRGFTTRGAVWAVYGGLVPALALVVLSPVVSGSPESLFPGVDFQYFPLQNPGLVSIPLGFLAGWLGTVTSAEVADEAKHAETEVRSLTGAGAV; translated from the coding sequence GTGACCGGCCATCATCAGACGCTGGCGTTGCTGCTGTTCAGCGCCTTCGTCGCGGTCACGCTGGGGATCACGACGTGGGTGAGTCGCAACCGGCATGGTTCGGAGGAGGAGTTCTATGTCGGCGGGCGGCTGTTCTCGCCGATGGAGAATGGTTTTGCCATCGCGGGCGACTACATGTCGGCGGCCTCCTTCCTCGGCATCTCCGGGCTGATCGCGCTCTTCGGCTACGACGGGCTGCTGTACTCGGTGGGCTTCCTGGTCGCCTGGCTGGTGGTGCTGTTCCTCGTCGCCGAACTGGTGCGCAACTGCGGGCGGTTCACGCTCGCCGACGTGGTCGCCGCGCGGATGAGCGAGCGGCCGGTGCGGATCGCGGCGGGAACTTCTTCGGTCACGGTGTCCGTTCTCTATCTGGTGGCGCAGATGGTGGGTGCGGGCAGCCTGGTCGCGCTGCTCCTGGGGAACACCGGCGAGGCGGCGCAGTCCTGGGCGGTCATCGGGGTCGGCGCGCTGATGGTGATCTATGTGTCGTTGGGAGGGATGCGGGCCACCACGTGGATTCAGATCGTGAAGGCGGTTCTGCTGCTGGGCGGCACCATCGCGCTCACGGCGCTCGTTCTGGTGCGCTTCCACGGCGACTTCGACCTGTTGCTGCGCACGGCGGCCGAGCGCAGCGGGCACGGCACGGCGTTCCTGGCGCCCGGGCTCAAGTACGGCGGGGACTGGACGTCGCGCTTCGACTTCATGAGCCTGGGGCTGGCACTGGTGCTGGGCACGGCGGGGCTGCCGCACATCCTGTCGCGCTTCTACACCGTTCCGACCGCGCGGGCGGCCCGGCGGTCCGTGGTCTGGTCGATCGGGCTCATCGGCGGCTTCTACCTGATGACGATCGTGCTCGGCTTCGGCGCGGCGGCGATCGTCGGCCCCCAGGCCGTACGCGGCTCGAACGCGGCCGGGAACACGGCGGTGCCGCTCCTGGCGCTGGACCTGGGCGGCGGCGCCGACTCCACGGGAGGCACGGTCCTGTTCGCGGTCGTGGCGGCCATTGCCTTCGCAACGATTCTCGCGGTCGTCGCCGGGATCACGCTGGCTTCCTCGGCGTCGGTGGCGCACGACCTGTACGCGTCCCTACGTCGCAAGCACGCCAAGCCGCGTAGTGAGGTGGCGGTGGCGCGCATCGCCGCCGTGGGTATCGGAGTGGTCGCGATCGCCCTCGGTCTGCTGGCCCGCGATCTGAACGTCGCCTTCCTGGTCGGGCTGGCCTTCGCGGTCGCAGCGTCCGCAAATCTGCCGGTGCTGATGTACTCCCTGTTCTGGCGGGGCTTCACCACACGGGGCGCCGTGTGGGCGGTGTACGGCGGGCTGGTGCCGGCCCTGGCGCTCGTCGTGCTGTCGCCGGTGGTGTCGGGCAGCCCCGAGTCGCTCTTCCCCGGCGTGGACTTCCAGTACTTCCCGCTGCAGAACCCCGGCCTGGTCTCGATCCCGCTGGGTTTCCTCGCCGGCTGGCTCGGGACGGTCACCTCGGCCGAGGTCGCGGACGAGGCCAAGCACGCGGAGACCGAGGTGCGGTCGCTGACGGGGGCGGGCGCCGTTTAG
- a CDS encoding DUF485 domain-containing protein encodes MQSSNGRARSNGDGPERSGEYRQAQGPPFVEAPGEVCYEDPWYDALASGWGESGTVNVPPAEVPAGRRSREDGRLAAAQVYLEVQRSEAFQEVRSRYRKFVTPAVAGFFLWYVAYVVTATTAPGFMARPVVGAVNVALLAGLGQFLSTFLLTWAYARHARLRRDRAALELRWDTQELTRGATGGVS; translated from the coding sequence ATGCAGTCAAGCAACGGTCGTGCCCGTAGCAACGGGGACGGTCCCGAGAGATCCGGCGAGTACCGCCAAGCCCAGGGCCCGCCGTTCGTCGAGGCGCCGGGAGAGGTGTGCTACGAGGACCCGTGGTACGACGCCCTGGCGTCGGGCTGGGGCGAGTCGGGCACCGTGAACGTGCCCCCGGCCGAGGTCCCGGCGGGGCGCCGAAGCCGGGAGGACGGACGTCTGGCAGCCGCCCAGGTCTATCTGGAGGTCCAGCGCAGCGAGGCCTTCCAGGAGGTGCGCAGCCGGTACCGGAAGTTCGTGACGCCGGCGGTCGCCGGCTTCTTCCTCTGGTACGTGGCGTACGTCGTGACGGCGACGACCGCGCCCGGGTTCATGGCGCGGCCGGTGGTCGGCGCGGTGAACGTGGCGTTGCTCGCCGGGCTCGGACAGTTCCTCAGCACGTTCCTGCTCACCTGGGCCTACGCCCGGCACGCACGGCTGCGCCGGGACCGTGCGGCGCTCGAACTGCGCTGGGACACACAGGAACTGACGCGTGGCGCGACGGGCGGTGTGTCGTGA
- a CDS encoding serine protease, whose amino-acid sequence MRRPLVRALARPLALAAAAIAIPLLSAAPAASDDVVVGGLPVDVSQSPWTVALSSRDRFGGMRSGQFCGGVAVSTTLVLTAAHCMGEDVLGAPPGRARDLKVITGRTDLYTAAGREIPVRAVWVNPAYDSSSNAGDFAVLTLAEPIPAAEVIGLAAAGDAAYTPGTEATVYGWGDTTGFGAYAHSLRAARVHVLADALCQRAYPGSTDGTYLAQTMVCAGEARGGRDGCQGDSGGPLVAQGRLIGLVSWGSGCGRPGSPGVYTRVSDVVRALTPGGGARRPHTAR is encoded by the coding sequence ATGCGTCGTCCCTTGGTCCGGGCGCTGGCCCGGCCGTTGGCCCTGGCGGCCGCGGCGATCGCCATACCACTGCTCTCAGCCGCCCCGGCGGCCTCCGACGACGTCGTCGTGGGCGGCCTTCCCGTCGATGTCTCCCAAAGCCCGTGGACGGTCGCGCTGTCCAGCCGTGACCGGTTCGGAGGCATGCGGTCGGGACAGTTCTGCGGCGGCGTGGCGGTCAGTACGACCCTGGTGCTCACAGCGGCCCACTGCATGGGCGAGGACGTCCTGGGAGCGCCGCCGGGCCGGGCGCGCGACCTGAAGGTCATCACGGGCCGTACAGACCTGTACACGGCCGCGGGCCGGGAGATCCCCGTCCGCGCCGTCTGGGTCAATCCGGCCTACGACAGTTCCAGTAACGCCGGGGACTTCGCCGTGCTGACGCTTGCCGAGCCCATCCCGGCAGCAGAGGTCATCGGTTTGGCCGCCGCGGGCGACGCGGCGTACACGCCCGGAACGGAAGCCACGGTCTACGGCTGGGGCGACACCACGGGGTTCGGCGCCTACGCCCACAGCCTGCGAGCCGCCCGCGTCCATGTGCTGGCCGACGCGCTCTGCCAACGGGCGTATCCCGGCTCGACGGACGGCACCTACCTCGCGCAGACCATGGTGTGCGCGGGAGAGGCGCGGGGCGGTCGCGACGGCTGTCAGGGGGACAGCGGCGGGCCGCTGGTCGCACAGGGGCGGCTGATCGGACTGGTGTCCTGGGGCAGCGGCTGCGGGAGGCCGGGGAGCCCAGGCGTCTACACGCGCGTCTCGGACGTCGTGCGAGCGCTGACTCCCGGCGGTGGTGCCCGGAGGCCGCACACGGCCCGCTGA
- a CDS encoding RNA polymerase sigma factor, producing the protein MSASTSRTLPPEIAESVSVMALIERGKAEGQIAGDDVRRAFEADQIPATQWKNVLRSLNQILEEEGVTLMVSAAEPKRTRKSVAAKSPAKRTATKTVAAKTVTTRKATATTAAPVAPAVDDPAEEAAPAKKAAAKKTTAKKTVAKKTVAKKTVAKKTTAKGDDAELVEEEVLEDAPKPGEEEEEGAENKGFVLSDDDEDDAPAQQVAVAGATADPVKDYLKQIGKVPLLNAEQEVELAKRIEAGLFAEDKLANADKLAPKLKRELEIIAEDGRRAKNHLLEANLRLVVSLAKRYTGRGMLFLDLIQEGNLGLIRAVEKFDYTKGYKFSTYATWWIRQAITRAMADQARTIRIPVHMVEVINKLARVQRQMLQDLGREPTPEELAKELDMTPEKVIEVQKYGREPISLHTPLGEDGDSEFGDLIEDSEAVVPADAVSFTLLQEQLHSVLDTLSEREAGVVSMRFGLTDGQPKTLDEIGKVYGVTRERIRQIESKTMSKLRHPSRSQVLRDYLD; encoded by the coding sequence GTGTCGGCCAGCACATCCCGTACGCTCCCGCCGGAGATCGCCGAGTCCGTCTCTGTCATGGCGCTCATTGAGCGGGGAAAGGCTGAGGGGCAGATCGCCGGCGACGATGTGCGTCGGGCCTTCGAAGCTGACCAGATTCCGGCCACTCAGTGGAAGAACGTACTGCGCAGCCTCAACCAGATCCTCGAGGAAGAGGGTGTGACGCTGATGGTCAGTGCCGCGGAGCCCAAGCGCACCCGAAAGAGCGTCGCAGCGAAGAGTCCGGCCAAGCGCACCGCCACCAAGACGGTCGCGGCGAAGACGGTGACCACCAGGAAGGCCACCGCCACCACGGCCGCCCCGGTCGCGCCCGCTGTCGACGATCCCGCAGAGGAAGCCGCCCCCGCCAAGAAGGCGGCTGCCAAGAAGACGACCGCCAAGAAGACGGTCGCGAAGAAGACCGTCGCCAAGAAGACGGTGGCCAAGAAGACCACCGCCAAGGGCGACGACGCCGAGCTGGTCGAGGAAGAGGTCCTCGAGGACGCTCCCAAGCCTGGTGAAGAGGAGGAGGAAGGGGCCGAGAACAAGGGCTTCGTCCTCTCCGACGACGACGAGGACGACGCGCCGGCGCAGCAGGTCGCCGTGGCCGGCGCCACCGCCGACCCCGTCAAGGACTACCTCAAGCAGATCGGCAAGGTCCCGCTGCTCAACGCCGAGCAGGAGGTCGAGCTCGCCAAGCGCATCGAGGCGGGCCTGTTCGCCGAGGACAAGCTGGCCAACGCCGACAAGCTCGCGCCGAAGCTCAAGCGCGAGCTGGAGATCATCGCCGAGGACGGTCGCCGCGCCAAGAACCACCTCCTGGAGGCGAACCTCCGTCTGGTGGTCTCCCTGGCCAAGCGTTACACCGGCCGCGGCATGCTCTTCCTGGACCTCATCCAAGAGGGCAACCTCGGTCTGATCCGTGCGGTCGAGAAGTTCGACTACACCAAGGGCTACAAGTTCTCCACGTACGCCACCTGGTGGATCCGTCAGGCGATCACCCGCGCGATGGCCGACCAGGCCCGCACCATCCGTATCCCGGTGCACATGGTCGAGGTCATCAACAAGCTCGCGCGCGTGCAGCGCCAGATGCTCCAGGACCTGGGCCGCGAGCCCACCCCGGAGGAGCTGGCCAAGGAACTCGACATGACCCCCGAGAAGGTCATCGAGGTCCAGAAGTACGGCCGCGAGCCCATCTCCCTGCACACGCCGCTGGGCGAGGACGGCGACAGCGAGTTCGGTGACCTCATCGAGGACTCCGAGGCCGTCGTCCCCGCGGACGCGGTCAGCTTCACGCTGCTGCAGGAGCAGCTGCACTCGGTCCTCGACACGCTGTCGGAGCGCGAGGCCGGCGTCGTCTCCATGCGGTTCGGTCTCACCGACGGTCAGCCGAAGACCCTCGACGAGATCGGCAAGGTGTACGGCGTCACGCGCGAGCGCATCCGCCAGATCGAGTCCAAGACCATGTCGAAGCTGCGCCACCCGTCGCGTTCGCAGGTCCTGCGCGACTACCTCGACTAG
- a CDS encoding response regulator transcription factor produces the protein MTEEAEMKTARVVVADDQTVVREGIVMLLGLLPGVEVVGAAGDGNEAVRLVAELAPDVVLMDLRMPRCDGVEATRRIRAEHPGTQVVVLTTYADDESLFPALRAGARGYLTKDAGGDEIVRAVHSVLSGDAGLSPSVQRRLLERLSAPEPEPVEAAVPPDGLTVRETEVLMLIAEGLDNQEIARRLHVSTATVKTHINNMFAKTGLKGRAQAVRYAFGKGLVRPPAG, from the coding sequence ATGACGGAGGAGGCGGAGATGAAGACCGCCCGGGTCGTGGTCGCGGACGACCAGACCGTCGTCCGGGAAGGCATCGTGATGCTGCTCGGGCTGCTGCCGGGGGTCGAGGTCGTGGGCGCCGCCGGGGACGGGAACGAGGCGGTGAGGCTCGTCGCTGAGCTCGCTCCGGACGTGGTGCTGATGGACCTGCGTATGCCCCGCTGCGACGGGGTGGAGGCCACACGACGCATCCGGGCCGAGCATCCCGGAACGCAGGTCGTGGTGCTCACGACCTATGCGGACGACGAGTCCCTGTTCCCGGCGCTGAGAGCGGGGGCGCGGGGATATCTCACCAAGGACGCGGGCGGGGACGAGATCGTACGGGCCGTGCACAGTGTCCTGTCCGGGGACGCGGGGCTGTCGCCGAGCGTTCAGCGTCGGCTTCTGGAGCGTCTGTCGGCGCCGGAGCCGGAGCCGGTGGAGGCCGCCGTCCCGCCGGACGGGCTCACGGTGCGGGAGACGGAGGTGCTGATGCTGATCGCCGAAGGGCTCGACAACCAGGAGATCGCCCGCAGGCTCCATGTGTCCACGGCGACGGTGAAGACCCACATCAACAACATGTTCGCCAAGACGGGACTCAAGGGTCGTGCCCAGGCGGTGCGTTACGCGTTCGGCAAGGGGTTGGTGCGACCGCCTGCAGGGTGA
- a CDS encoding response regulator: protein MIDVLVVDDDFRVAEINAKYVGKVPGFRVAARAHSAAQALASVQRGTIDLVLLDHYLPDGTGLELVHRMREQGHGTDVIMITAAGDVTTVQTAMRLGALHYLVKPFTFAALRTRLDSYAALRRTVDRVGGHGIAGQEQVDRIFGALRTAPAPSIPGLPSGHSEPTTDLICAVLHRADHPLSAHEVAAETGLSRSTAQRYLRHLEQAGRLHLSLKYGDTGRPEHRYAWVAP, encoded by the coding sequence ATGATTGACGTCCTGGTGGTGGACGACGACTTCCGTGTCGCCGAGATCAACGCCAAGTACGTGGGAAAGGTTCCCGGATTCCGGGTGGCCGCCCGCGCGCACAGTGCCGCCCAAGCGCTCGCCAGCGTGCAGCGCGGGACCATCGACCTGGTCCTGCTCGACCACTACCTGCCCGACGGGACGGGCCTCGAACTCGTCCACCGCATGCGGGAACAGGGGCACGGCACCGACGTCATCATGATCACGGCGGCCGGCGACGTCACGACGGTGCAGACCGCGATGCGCCTCGGCGCCCTCCACTACCTGGTCAAGCCGTTCACCTTCGCCGCGCTGCGCACCCGCCTCGACTCCTACGCCGCCCTGCGCCGCACGGTGGACCGGGTCGGCGGCCACGGCATCGCCGGCCAGGAACAGGTCGACCGGATCTTCGGCGCCCTGCGCACGGCGCCCGCGCCGTCGATCCCCGGGCTGCCGAGCGGCCACTCGGAGCCGACCACGGACCTGATCTGCGCCGTCCTGCACCGCGCCGACCACCCCCTCTCGGCCCACGAGGTCGCCGCCGAGACCGGCCTGAGCCGCTCCACCGCCCAGCGCTACCTCCGCCATCTGGAACAGGCCGGCCGCCTGCACCTCTCCCTCAAGTACGGAGACACAGGCCGCCCGGAACACCGCTACGCCTGGGTGGCCCCATAG
- a CDS encoding DUF1453 domain-containing protein — translation MSGLVNTLVIVAVVALVIVRQFRANRVDTDRRWWILPGVLAVIALRDHGLLDAHHHTASVLLIAAELTVGLATGAGWAWTTRVWVEPDGAVWSKSTKASAGVWGVGIGLRLGLFAFGALLGVHQNSSALLLALAGTLLVRSGILRWRAQSLHRSSASAHQPSVHGTAYGDHEVRSAWKERV, via the coding sequence ATGTCCGGGCTAGTCAACACACTGGTGATCGTGGCCGTGGTCGCACTGGTGATCGTGCGGCAGTTCCGCGCAAACCGCGTCGACACGGACCGCCGATGGTGGATCCTGCCCGGCGTCCTGGCCGTCATAGCGCTGCGTGACCATGGTCTGCTGGATGCTCATCACCACACCGCTTCGGTGCTGCTGATCGCCGCCGAGCTGACGGTGGGCCTGGCGACCGGAGCCGGCTGGGCGTGGACCACCCGGGTCTGGGTGGAGCCGGACGGCGCGGTGTGGAGCAAGAGCACCAAGGCGAGTGCGGGCGTCTGGGGCGTCGGCATCGGTCTGCGCCTGGGTCTCTTCGCGTTCGGCGCGCTGCTGGGCGTCCACCAGAACAGCTCGGCCCTGCTGCTGGCGCTCGCGGGCACCCTGCTGGTCCGCTCCGGGATCCTGAGGTGGCGCGCACAGTCCCTGCACCGGTCGTCCGCGTCCGCGCACCAGCCCTCCGTACACGGCACGGCGTACGGTGACCACGAGGTCCGGTCCGCGTGGAAGGAGCGCGTGTGA